The stretch of DNA CGGTAAGCGATAGGGGATATAAGATCAAGTTTAAATGTATTTGGGGGGTTATCGTTAATTCGACAAAACTTATTTTACTAATTTGATCAAAATGTATTATGAAAGTAAGGGTTCCTTTATAACACAACAAATGGGTCACTCGTCAAAGGAAAAAAGAGGATATTACCTGGTACTTGAATACAGCTGTTGTAGCATTCAGGTCCAAATCATCTCCAAGGGATTCAACCCTTTTCCTAGAACACTCTCCGGATGGCGAGTCAGTATGGGTGACCAATCTTTCCGATGGTTGACTTCCAGTTGCCCTGAACATTAACAACCAGCGGGATGTTCATTCTGTATTTTTCCCGCCTCTCTCAGCGGGGTGTTCATTTTGAATGTGCAGTTCCTGtaatgtttcattttgaatGTGCAGTTCCTGTAATGTCGTCACTCCAAAACATCCTGCAACATGACTGACTGGTGAATCCTCGACAGTCCACCAAGGCAAAAGTTCCAACCCTGCCAACCTTGCCTTCTGCTACCGTGTCTCCCAAGGTAGAGTTGGCTCCATCACTTCCAGTCCTCCTAGGATATGACAGCATTATGCCTCTGGAAAGACTTTTTTCTCATGGATGCGTGCGCATCCCCAGTGACCTATATAACCTATGGATGCGTGCGCATCGTTAGGGGGTTAtctgatgttttgtttttttttcttaaactCGACAGCGGGGCTCGATAATAGACATGGGTTGTTATTTCTTAACTCGACAGCGGGTTCTTGTCTCCTTCTTTCCAGCCTTGGTCATCATGTTCATTGTGATACTGAATTTATACAGATAGCCACGATACACTTCTCCAAGTTCTGCCTTGATGTAACATAAAGAGATCCGAGAGGTATCATGGTGCCAACCAAGAataatctatgtctgacaagGAAATATAAAGACAGCCACGATACAATTTCTGTCTTAATGTTTCTTAGAGTGATCCCAAATcgtggtgcccaccaaagaatgatctatgtctgacaaggAAATGTAAAGACAGCCACGATACAATTTCAGCCATAATCAGTTACTTAAAGTGATCCCAGAGATcgtggtgcccaccaaagaatgatctatgtctgacaaggAAATGTAAAGACAGCCACGATACAATTTCTGTCATAATGTTACTTAAAGTGATGCCAGATcgtggtgcccaccaaagaatgatatgTCTGACAAGGAAATGTAAAGACAGCCACGATACAATTTCAGCCATAATCAGTTACTTAAAGTGATCCCAGATcgtggtgcccaccaaagaatgatctatgtctgacaaggAAATGTAAAGACAGCCATGATACAATTTCTGCCAtaatgtttcttaaaaaactttttctctattttgaaaaagatccctttagcactttcgagaaatagcggtaacaagaattgttaatggtcGGACGACGGACCACCACCGATTtgtatcagatggtgggctaaaaaaagaATAGCATGTTTTTATGAATTTGGataaatgtaatttatattgtaGATCTGGCAAGTTGATAGTGACATATCTACACATATGTAACACTGTAGAATTTTTTGGCTTGACACTAGATACTTGACAGGTGCTGACCAACAACAATCTTTCACAATGATTTAAATGTATCTATCTACAGGATAGAATTATGCAAGATTCAACAAAAaaatcccagagggatcttggcggcCACCAAAGAGTGATCTAtatctctgcttttcaaacctcaactaccaaaatccaagatggctgcttgtcggccatcttgttgattgatCAGTCACAAAATACAAAAGGCACAACAAGAGTCCTAGGGatacctacaaatgaaattttagacagatCTTTTGAGTACTTTCTGTGAAAGAGTGGTAagaaatttcaaatatcaaaatctaaTATGCTGCCTGTcagtcatcttgttgaccgatcactcctcgaatgcaatatgcacaacaaaggTCCTAGGAAACCCTaactatgaaatttgagaaagatcctgcattattttctgataaatagtggtaacaagaattgttaacggatggaAAGATGGACAGATGAGGCATCAcagatgatggtgggctaatgggagttattatgtacatgtaccacgtgatacctgataacgtgtgtgcggactagtatctccagtggtgatagAACGTTATTATCTGTAATCATCCCACTGAAATGACATTAGCatgggatatcatcttttgacgtcattctatcagcaatagaaacaatagtcctgcaTAAACGTTATTGGGTATCACATTGTACGAGCTGAagataagacatatatatacagattttttttatcaacatcACTTATTATTTTGAGAATCAAACTTTTGGCGTCATAACAATATCCCAACACAATCTTGAGAACAGCATCCACTCTGAAATTACAGTATCTATATCTATAGAACTTTCTGATAAGGTGGACATAACAACAGTGATTATAACCCTCTGACTATTGAGGATGCAATACCTACAGAAGATCCCCATGTTTGTGTCAGTGTGATAGAATAATCTCCATCTTCAGCAACTACTGAAACTgtgtttattctgtatttgcatattacatagttatctgcccttgctggtaggaattgattgtgacgtcatgcgtTTGCAAgcagcgtaacgtcatatttttcggagaaaaccacaagaattgtgctcacaaaataataaggtaacaatcgatacctacccgcaagggagctaactctgtaataggtATAAGATAATACAGACCCAGACCTGGTTTACAGGACAGTttactacacatacaaaacatatacaaGTACACATTGTAGAAATGTTCATGTTTCTTCGTCACTGTCTAATACGTCGTCTCCTTCCATGTCTGCTTCAACTTCCTCCTCATCGTCATCCTTCTTCTTCTTGGCTGAAAACACacaattttatataaactttattacACTGTAATCAGCTTGCTCACTTTCCCAATCTAATATCACTTAAGACCTTAGTATCGTCATACAGAGATAACGTGGATCAATGTATCTATTTGTGTCCCCCTCACAGTTTTCATAGGTATATTGTATTTGTGTCCCCCTCACAGTTTTCATAGGTATATTGTATTTGTGTCCCCCTCACAGTTTTCATAGGTATATTGTATTTGTGTCCCCCTCACAGTTTTCATAGGTATATTGTATTTGTGTCCCCCTCACAGTTTTCATAGGTATATTGTATTTGTGTCCCCCTCACAGTTTTCATAGGTatattgtatttgcatattacagccAGGGATAGCTCCCCTTATTATGAGTTATTAGTTTTTGTAAggtgagcataacgtcatatttttgttcAGAGAGAATGACATAATTTTCGCTAAAAACTAATGAGCTAGGTCATAAATAATATGTACTCGCAAGGGCAGGTAATTCTGTAATAAATACTATGACCCATGGCAGACGACGACGGATGAAACATGATGGTTTAAGCTGGAGGTATTGTGATCCTTAAAATAACAGTCCACTGATGCATGTTGGCATATATTAAACATCGGTTCACCGGTAATACTGTTCAATTATCTTTCTTCacatacataattcattttttatttcccAGAGTTACTATGTTATTAGCTTTGTGGTAATATCAAGTTTGTAAAGTGGTTGgaagtgtaaatatttaactATTCTTCaagtaatttataattattgtggatttgaaataattatgagaGATCAATCTTTTGATTACTTACATCTAAATTTACTTGATCTTGATAGAATCTTGAATTATCAGTTTATAACATATAACCaaggaaaaataatgaaaagtgATACATGGAGATGAAAATTGAGTGCAGTTACATGGGAACCTTTTAGGATTCATTTCCAAGTTTGGGGTTGATATGATAATACTTACGTCTGACAGTGACTTTAGGAGGTACGATGGGTTCAGGTCGGTCTGCTAAAATTCTCCACTTATTTTTCTCCCACATGCCTTCTAATGTGATGTGGAACTCAGCCATCATGTGACCAAAGAGTTTCtgttcaaaatcaaaaatacaatatattgcAATATTCAGAAAAATTTGATCATAATTTCTTTACCAACTTATATAAGCTTTAATGGTTGTTTACAGCATGTTATGGCCAgtagtgttgggaatcggttgAAATTTCACGGTCGATCATCAGTTTTatttaaccaatcaatgatcaattaaaatcgattttttttccTTGATGTAAAAACAAGTCTCATATAAAAATTTCCTTCCAAGGCTTACAATCGTGAGGTCTCTCTGTGCTGTCATGTTTTCATGTCGCttattttcttcacaaatcATGCTCATCTGAATGTTTACATTACTACGTAGTGCTTATGCGCTCTTCAATTCGTTTAGACACttcaaatttgaaatgatatgagtGACAACCATACACAAGGGAAAGATTTTTACAAGTTGgctatgattttttttgcatGTTTTAGTGATCAGCTAACTTTGTACTTTCGTTTATCATGGTGCCGGAAAATCCGACAAACTTGATTACAGatttcttaattaattgatcaaacacCTCAAACCAACAATACTCGACGAACTTGATTAATCGGAACACCACTAATGTCCAGCCAATCTATATTATTTCAGCAATGATGTAAAATACCATACATGATATAAGAAAACAAATGCTCTATGTTGTCTACCAGTTTTGTTCCACTCTTAATAAGGTGATTAAATTTCATGCCAAAGCTACCAACTATTCATAGCAATTATTATCTTCAGTAacatgcaaaatttcattgcaCGAGTAAATTCTGTATATCATATTAGAAATGGCTGTACGGCAGTCTGTTTCCAATATGTATAGTCTGTTTACAATATGTATGCTAAACAGATAGCAGAAAATTTAAgcatttattgtataaataaaataaaatgtatgtaacaATCCAAATCCTCATAgatacattttcaattaaatttacttaaagatgctccattgctgacaaatggtatttttcattatcacaaacaagagcagacaatttagtattttccttcagttacaaaagttatttacttcacaccattatcactattgaaaagtttgagcttctaattttacttcaagttaaaaatatgaaaataattaattgcatcccaaaaaaattccatggcactatattctgtttgaaatgaagtactgattgtgcatgcatcaaaggcgaaacaaattattttatatcattttttttgtgctaattaggaATATAtccatgattaaacaccaattattgttcaaatgatgaatatcatttatactctgtcggcggtggagcatctttaatttcctacacagtataacttgtctattcaACGAAATGTTAGCAAGACCAGCAAGTATGCCTGGTTTTGACAATATCCAGATTATGTAGGTTTTAATTGCTATAACTTAAGCAAGAATAAACAGATATCCAGATTAAGGTCCTGATTGACAAGTAGCACGGTGATAGTTTGAGATGTATAATGAAAGATGTTCTAAGTAtgagtgtttttttttgttttgtatccATTCAATATGCACACAGTTTGTACTCACCAATATTCTAGCTTGTTCTGGAGTTAAAACATCGTCTTTATCACAGACCTTATATTCACGTAAGAGTGTCACTGTACCTGTCAAGGAAAGCCAAGAACCATTACAGCAATTCACACAAAATAACTGTCTATTAAATACTCTACTACCTATAAGATATTCACtcataacaaatgaaaataataaatataccCCGGTATACATTTTATCTAGTAGTTTTATCCAGTATATTGTACCATGTGTAATTACCCACGGTACAGACGGTGAACGcaacaggacgtaataaaacgggattgacgtaacaaaacgtaacagtgtGTACGatgccgtaacaaaacttctagacggtccgtggtggaacgggcagcaagcacgttcccgGGAATCTCatggtgatttcaagttttacTTTA from Argopecten irradians isolate NY chromosome 15, Ai_NY, whole genome shotgun sequence encodes:
- the LOC138308807 gene encoding mRNA turnover protein 4 homolog; the protein is MPKSKRDKKISLTQTKKKGLELKQKLIEEIRNCADKYARIFTFSVHNMRNVQLKEVRNDWHNSRFFFGKNKVMSLALGRTPEDECRDGIHKLSSQLHGQTGLLFTNKPKDEVLEDSRERACCPFHHGPSRSFVTASYTLLRFVTSIPFYYVLLRSPSVPWVITHGTIYWIKLLDKMYTGVYLLFSFVMSEYLIGSRVFNRQLFCVNCCNGSWLSLTGTVTLLREYKVCDKDDVLTPEQARILKLFGHMMAEFHITLEGMWEKNKWRILADRPEPIVPPKVTVRPKKKKDDDEEEVEADMEGDDVLDSDEET